From a region of the Streptacidiphilus albus JL83 genome:
- a CDS encoding AfsR/SARP family transcriptional regulator, producing the protein MELIVEGRQVKLGSPKERTLLAILLCAARAPVPMDTLLDRLWDGDPPPSGSVTVQSYLSRLRHRLRAEVGDLVRLNSSTRAYRLEVDADTVDLLRFRHLHSQARELARSGEAERAVDRLREAESLWRGEALSDFGNAWAATLRHRLAEERRAAQEQRVHLELGLGRHSELVGELVELVARQPIAEPVVLDLMLALFRSGRQGDSLAVYRQARTRLRDELGLAPGPALDQLHQRVLQSDPTLHAPTPTPEPAAALDPTAQPAVPRHGPDNLPRDIPDFTGRKGELAILLSAAAPSSALPLIVIHGMPGCGKTALAVHAAHQLRASYPDGVLYVDLHRHGREAAAEPADTLTTLLTLVGTPAGSMPGDQDGRSSLWREQMSHRRALLVLDDVQDAAQVRPLLPGNSGCCVIVTSRHWLAELEGSRLIPLDVLSETEAVELFTRIVGRSRSKDVTGVRHVVHLCGRLALAIQLTANRFRHRTAWDVSDLADQLRQLSAQPGGHGTLKTINSSFDLCYKELGAAERRLLRLLTLHPGPDLTLRTATALDGRGFASVRRSLDELLDGHMLEESMKDRYFFHDLVRSFMHQAALREETAVALRSSLSRLLDYYLGVADAADRLAHPGRRRLKIPVSGQSELFARFSGADEAEAWLDVERSNLLAVAQAAVDNSHEHARFFPHVLAKSLYNWGTWQIADSLHEAAYDAWGDRGDPVARAQILVDRASALWSLGSHAEALHHGTKALDLSRSQADQAGQAQALFQVARVKLISDHPQEALRDLDEALALHRQLGNARGEAEVSNLMGIALGQSGRFHESLARFQSMYRLEQSIGDKHGQAWALNNIGRTYTQLERHEAALKCYEESLSLVRRIGGRQELGNLYENLGNSLRETGDHTQALAYLNRAVETFRDLRDPRSESDSLISMGLTFQGLQRYEDARTTFALAEQISTRTNNHHSRQKALLGIASTHRAAGDHLAALAADRAALELARQLGTALEGAQAIEGLADTVLKLHDIDTATTFYTRALGLFDRMGVPHAGLLRSRLEQLRATG; encoded by the coding sequence ATGGAGCTGATTGTCGAAGGTCGGCAGGTCAAGCTCGGTTCGCCCAAGGAGCGCACCCTGCTCGCCATCCTGCTGTGCGCCGCGCGCGCCCCCGTTCCGATGGACACCCTGCTCGACCGGCTCTGGGACGGCGATCCCCCGCCGAGCGGGTCGGTGACGGTCCAGAGCTACCTCTCGCGGCTGCGCCACCGGCTCCGCGCCGAGGTCGGCGACCTGGTCCGGCTCAACTCCTCCACCCGCGCCTACCGGCTGGAGGTCGACGCGGACACCGTGGACCTACTGAGATTCCGCCACCTGCACAGCCAGGCGCGGGAGCTGGCCCGCTCCGGCGAGGCCGAGCGGGCGGTGGACCGGCTCCGCGAGGCCGAGTCACTGTGGCGGGGCGAGGCCCTGTCGGACTTCGGCAACGCCTGGGCGGCGACCCTGCGCCACCGACTGGCGGAGGAGCGCCGCGCGGCCCAGGAACAGCGCGTGCACCTGGAGCTGGGGCTCGGCCGGCACAGTGAGCTCGTGGGCGAACTGGTCGAGCTGGTGGCACGTCAGCCGATAGCCGAGCCGGTGGTGCTGGACCTGATGCTGGCCCTGTTCCGCAGCGGCCGGCAGGGCGACTCGCTGGCCGTCTACCGACAGGCCCGCACCCGGCTCCGCGACGAACTCGGCCTCGCCCCCGGCCCCGCCCTCGACCAACTGCACCAACGCGTCCTGCAGAGCGACCCGACCCTCCACGCCCCGACCCCGACCCCGGAACCGGCCGCGGCCCTGGATCCGACTGCGCAGCCGGCCGTTCCCCGCCATGGCCCGGACAACCTCCCCCGCGACATCCCGGACTTCACCGGCCGCAAGGGTGAGTTGGCGATCCTGCTCTCCGCCGCTGCGCCCAGCTCCGCACTGCCACTGATCGTCATACACGGCATGCCCGGCTGCGGGAAGACAGCCCTCGCTGTCCACGCCGCCCACCAGCTCCGGGCCAGCTACCCGGACGGCGTCCTCTACGTCGACCTCCATCGCCACGGGCGAGAAGCAGCAGCCGAACCGGCTGACACCCTGACCACACTGCTGACCCTGGTCGGCACTCCGGCGGGCTCCATGCCCGGGGACCAGGACGGCCGCTCGTCACTCTGGCGCGAACAGATGTCGCACCGCCGCGCCCTGCTGGTGCTCGACGACGTCCAGGATGCCGCGCAGGTGCGCCCGTTGCTGCCCGGGAACTCCGGCTGCTGTGTCATCGTCACCAGCCGCCACTGGCTGGCCGAGTTGGAGGGCTCCCGGCTGATCCCCCTCGACGTCCTGTCGGAGACCGAGGCGGTGGAACTGTTCACCCGCATCGTCGGGCGCTCCCGCTCCAAAGACGTCACAGGGGTCCGCCACGTGGTACACCTCTGCGGCAGGCTGGCTCTCGCCATCCAGTTGACCGCCAACCGCTTCCGGCATCGGACTGCCTGGGACGTGAGCGATCTCGCCGACCAGCTCCGCCAGCTGTCCGCTCAACCGGGAGGGCACGGGACCCTCAAGACGATCAACAGCTCATTCGACCTCTGCTACAAGGAGTTGGGGGCGGCGGAACGCCGACTGCTGCGTCTCCTGACCCTCCACCCCGGTCCTGATCTCACCCTGCGGACGGCCACCGCGCTGGATGGAAGGGGCTTCGCAAGCGTTCGCCGCAGCCTCGACGAGCTACTTGACGGACATATGCTCGAAGAGTCGATGAAGGACCGGTACTTCTTCCACGACCTGGTGCGGAGTTTCATGCACCAGGCAGCCCTGCGCGAGGAGACCGCAGTCGCCCTGCGCTCATCTCTGTCCAGGCTGCTCGACTACTATCTCGGCGTCGCAGACGCAGCTGACCGACTGGCCCATCCAGGCCGCCGACGTCTGAAGATCCCAGTGTCGGGGCAGAGCGAGTTGTTCGCCAGGTTCTCCGGGGCAGACGAGGCAGAGGCATGGCTGGACGTCGAGAGGTCAAATCTCCTGGCTGTCGCCCAGGCTGCCGTAGACAATTCCCACGAGCACGCCCGCTTCTTTCCCCATGTCCTCGCGAAGTCCCTGTACAACTGGGGAACCTGGCAGATTGCCGACAGTCTCCACGAAGCGGCGTACGACGCCTGGGGCGATCGGGGGGACCCAGTCGCGCGAGCCCAGATACTGGTGGACCGGGCTTCCGCACTGTGGTCGCTGGGCTCCCATGCCGAAGCGCTTCACCATGGAACGAAGGCCCTCGACCTCAGCCGCTCCCAGGCGGACCAGGCGGGGCAGGCCCAAGCCCTGTTCCAGGTTGCCCGGGTGAAGCTGATTTCCGACCATCCTCAGGAGGCGCTCCGCGACCTCGACGAGGCATTGGCCCTGCACAGGCAGTTGGGCAACGCTCGGGGTGAGGCCGAGGTCAGCAATCTCATGGGAATCGCCCTGGGGCAATCCGGGAGATTCCACGAATCCCTTGCCCGCTTCCAGTCGATGTACCGACTGGAGCAAAGCATTGGAGATAAGCACGGGCAGGCCTGGGCTCTCAATAACATCGGAAGGACGTACACCCAGCTCGAGCGCCACGAGGCGGCCCTGAAATGTTATGAGGAATCTCTTTCATTGGTGCGGCGAATAGGCGGGAGACAGGAGCTCGGGAATCTCTACGAGAATCTGGGAAACTCTCTCCGGGAAACAGGCGACCATACTCAGGCATTGGCGTACCTCAACCGGGCGGTCGAGACGTTTCGAGACCTCCGGGACCCTCGCTCGGAAAGCGACTCGCTCATCAGCATGGGTCTCACCTTCCAAGGCCTGCAAAGGTACGAAGACGCTCGTACGACGTTCGCGTTGGCCGAGCAGATATCTACACGGACCAATAATCATCACAGCCGACAGAAGGCACTGCTCGGCATCGCTTCGACCCACCGCGCCGCCGGAGACCACTTGGCCGCACTGGCCGCAGACCGCGCGGCCCTGGAGTTGGCCCGGCAACTGGGCACCGCACTTGAGGGGGCACAGGCCATCGAGGGACTTGCCGACACGGTCCTGAAGCTGCACGACATCGACACAGCCACCACTTTCTACACGAGAGCCCTCGGCCTGTTCGACAGGATGGGCGTGCCACATGCCGGCCTCTTGCGGAGCCGCCTCGAACAGCTGCGCGCCACTGGCTAG
- a CDS encoding DUF4307 domain-containing protein: MTGTTGVGAAAGPATDAAEAAAQAAADAGPTAAPAVEPAAPRALPTGRYGMDLAEKDRRIHRVYLAVVVLAVLLMGALTAVYVMGSPVNGEVETFQVVSASEVQIHLQVTKNADQDGSCTVRSRDANGNVVGQTTVNVPKALSTWDTIVNLRTTSLGTTGELVSCSS, encoded by the coding sequence ATGACCGGTACGACTGGAGTCGGAGCAGCGGCAGGACCCGCGACCGATGCCGCGGAGGCCGCCGCACAGGCCGCCGCGGACGCCGGGCCGACGGCCGCCCCCGCGGTCGAGCCGGCGGCGCCGCGGGCGCTGCCGACCGGGCGCTACGGCATGGACCTGGCGGAGAAGGACCGGCGGATCCACCGGGTGTACCTGGCGGTGGTCGTCCTCGCGGTGCTGCTGATGGGCGCGCTGACCGCGGTCTACGTCATGGGCTCCCCGGTGAACGGCGAGGTCGAGACCTTCCAGGTGGTCTCCGCGTCCGAGGTGCAGATCCACCTCCAGGTCACCAAGAACGCCGACCAGGACGGCAGCTGCACGGTGCGCTCGCGCGACGCCAACGGCAACGTCGTCGGCCAGACCACGGTGAACGTCCCCAAGGCCCTCAGTACCTGGGACACCATCGTCAACCTGCGGACCACCTCCCTCGGCACCACCGGCGAACTGGTCAGCTGCTCCTCGTAG
- the mca gene encoding mycothiol conjugate amidase Mca produces MTEQLRLMAVHAHPDDESSKGAATMASYVARGVDVLVATCTGGERGSILNPKLQGDPWIEENIHEVRAKEMDAAREILGVKQAWLGFVDSGLPEGDPLPPLPEGCFALQPVETATEPLVRLIREFRPHVITTYDENGGYPHPDHIMTHTISMAAFEAAGDPDAYPEAGEPWQPLKLYYNQGISLERIKALDAAMKARGLESPYTEWIARWDESDRKPRAITTRVPCGEYFELRDRALLAHATQIDPDGPWFRIPLEVQREVWPTEDYELARSLVDTSLPEEDLFAGVTADVVPAGS; encoded by the coding sequence TTGACTGAGCAGCTGCGACTGATGGCGGTACACGCGCACCCGGACGACGAGTCCAGCAAGGGCGCGGCCACCATGGCCTCGTACGTCGCGCGGGGCGTCGACGTACTGGTGGCGACATGCACGGGTGGGGAACGCGGCTCGATCCTCAACCCGAAGCTCCAGGGTGACCCCTGGATCGAGGAGAACATCCACGAGGTCCGGGCCAAGGAGATGGACGCGGCCCGCGAGATCCTGGGCGTGAAGCAGGCCTGGCTGGGCTTCGTCGACTCGGGCCTGCCCGAGGGCGACCCACTGCCGCCGCTGCCGGAGGGCTGCTTCGCACTCCAGCCGGTGGAGACGGCGACCGAACCGCTGGTCCGGCTGATCCGCGAGTTCCGTCCGCACGTGATCACCACGTACGACGAGAACGGCGGCTACCCGCACCCCGACCACATCATGACTCACACCATTTCCATGGCCGCCTTCGAGGCGGCCGGCGACCCGGACGCCTACCCCGAGGCCGGTGAGCCCTGGCAGCCGCTGAAGCTCTACTACAACCAGGGCATCTCGCTGGAGCGGATCAAGGCGCTGGACGCGGCGATGAAGGCGCGCGGCCTGGAGTCCCCGTACACGGAGTGGATCGCGCGCTGGGACGAGAGCGACCGCAAGCCCCGGGCGATCACCACCCGGGTGCCCTGCGGCGAGTACTTCGAGCTGCGGGACCGGGCGCTGCTGGCGCACGCGACGCAGATCGACCCGGACGGGCCGTGGTTCCGGATCCCGCTGGAGGTCCAGCGCGAGGTCTGGCCGACGGAGGACTACGAGCTGGCCCGTTCGCTGGTGGACACCTCGCTGCCCGAGGAGGACCTGTTCGCCGGCGTGACCGCGGACGTGGTCCCGGCCGGCTCCTGA
- a CDS encoding ATP-binding protein — MHASGQDAEGAPQGTHTRNHISGPVEGVSVQAGTVHGGIHITEAARDTPPVPWELPPPVRLTSRLAELDVLEAARSRAEQLGAPTLVTLSGLGGVGKTVLAVSWLHRVRDDCPDGQLYADLGAHGQESPLRPGEVLGRFLRALGVAPERIPTAVDERVATYRSLTAGRRLVVLLDDAATAAQVRPLLPSAPGIAVVTSRTQLTGLTVDGFTALQLEPLAREDAVTLLASTLNDHRVLQEPTAAMELVDLCDGLPLAVRVAGALLAARPKRLITSMVQALTREQDRLDVLAIRGDHAVRSALDISYRALPEPAALLYRRLGLHPGPEFGSGLAAAALADPVTGPTDAAGLLDTLVEASLLSEVGVERYRFHDLVRLHASAEAERDSPDVRSAACRRILDFHLVGATLAEEVLDPHHRSLPRELGPQPVPAPDLGGDVGRAMAWLEAERGNLMAAVRTARRIGLPALAWQLVDAMWPLFIRRKYYEDWREAHAEGLAAARSCGDRAAEARMLSSGGFGELGVAEHTRALAMFEEAAAILQQSGDGLGHARTFNYRGLAYQRLGRLPEAADAFEQAAVLCRRHGDPRAGALAQLNRSSISLTLADFGRAAELAESARQLLLEELDPYNAARAEVLLGRARLGLGTPDLAEETLLGARAELHRTGAGREEALALEALGEAAELRGQPPLARERYAEAVRLWQALSLQPPDSLRQRLDRLDPPG, encoded by the coding sequence GTGCACGCCTCAGGCCAGGACGCCGAAGGAGCGCCGCAAGGCACCCATACCCGCAACCACATCAGCGGGCCGGTCGAGGGGGTGAGCGTCCAGGCCGGGACGGTGCACGGCGGCATCCACATCACCGAGGCGGCTCGGGACACGCCGCCGGTCCCCTGGGAGCTCCCGCCACCGGTCCGGCTGACCAGCCGACTGGCCGAGCTCGACGTCCTGGAAGCGGCCCGGAGCCGGGCCGAGCAGCTCGGCGCGCCGACCCTGGTGACGCTCAGCGGCCTCGGCGGCGTGGGGAAGACCGTGCTGGCCGTGTCCTGGCTGCACCGCGTCCGCGACGACTGCCCGGACGGCCAGCTGTACGCCGACCTCGGTGCCCACGGCCAGGAGAGCCCGCTGCGGCCGGGCGAGGTGCTGGGACGGTTCCTGCGGGCGCTGGGGGTCGCCCCGGAGCGCATTCCCACGGCGGTGGACGAACGGGTGGCCACCTACCGCTCGTTGACCGCCGGTCGGCGGCTGGTGGTGCTGCTGGACGACGCCGCCACGGCGGCCCAGGTCAGACCGCTGCTGCCGAGCGCTCCCGGGATCGCGGTGGTCACCAGCCGGACGCAGCTGACCGGTCTGACGGTCGACGGGTTCACCGCACTCCAGCTGGAGCCCCTGGCCCGGGAGGACGCCGTCACCCTGCTGGCGTCCACCCTGAACGACCACCGGGTGCTCCAGGAGCCGACTGCCGCCATGGAGTTGGTGGATCTCTGCGACGGGCTGCCGCTGGCGGTCCGGGTCGCCGGCGCCCTGCTGGCGGCGCGGCCCAAGCGGCTGATCACCTCCATGGTGCAGGCGCTGACCCGGGAGCAGGACCGCCTGGACGTCCTCGCCATCCGGGGCGACCACGCGGTGCGGTCCGCCCTGGACATCTCCTACCGGGCCCTGCCCGAACCCGCCGCCCTGCTCTACCGCCGGCTCGGCCTGCACCCCGGACCGGAGTTCGGCAGCGGCCTCGCGGCGGCGGCGCTGGCGGACCCGGTCACCGGTCCGACCGATGCCGCCGGGCTGCTCGACACCCTGGTCGAGGCCAGCCTGCTCTCCGAGGTCGGAGTCGAGCGGTACCGGTTCCACGACCTGGTCCGGCTGCACGCCTCGGCGGAAGCCGAACGTGACTCCCCCGACGTCCGCTCGGCCGCCTGCCGCCGCATCCTCGACTTCCACCTGGTCGGCGCCACCCTGGCCGAGGAGGTGCTCGACCCGCACCACCGGTCCCTGCCGAGGGAGCTGGGGCCCCAGCCGGTACCGGCGCCGGACCTGGGCGGCGACGTCGGACGGGCAATGGCCTGGCTGGAGGCGGAGCGCGGCAACCTGATGGCGGCGGTGCGCACCGCCCGCCGGATCGGACTGCCGGCGCTCGCCTGGCAGCTGGTGGACGCGATGTGGCCGCTGTTCATCCGCCGCAAGTACTACGAGGACTGGCGCGAGGCCCACGCCGAGGGCCTCGCCGCCGCCAGGAGCTGCGGCGACCGCGCCGCCGAGGCCAGGATGCTCAGCTCGGGCGGCTTCGGCGAGCTCGGCGTCGCGGAGCACACCCGCGCGCTGGCCATGTTCGAGGAGGCCGCCGCCATCCTCCAGCAGAGCGGCGACGGCCTGGGCCACGCCCGCACCTTCAACTACCGGGGGCTGGCCTACCAGCGGCTCGGTCGGCTGCCGGAGGCCGCCGACGCCTTCGAGCAGGCCGCCGTCCTGTGCCGGCGCCACGGCGACCCGAGGGCGGGAGCTCTGGCCCAGCTGAACCGGTCGAGCATCTCGCTCACCCTCGCCGACTTCGGCCGGGCCGCCGAACTGGCTGAATCAGCCCGGCAGTTACTGCTGGAGGAGCTCGACCCCTACAACGCGGCCCGGGCCGAGGTACTGCTCGGACGCGCCCGTCTGGGTCTCGGCACCCCCGACCTGGCCGAGGAGACCCTGCTCGGAGCGCGCGCCGAGCTGCACCGGACGGGCGCGGGCCGCGAGGAGGCGCTGGCCCTGGAGGCGCTGGGCGAGGCGGCGGAGCTGCGCGGGCAGCCCCCGCTCGCCCGCGAGCGCTACGCCGAGGCCGTCCGGCTGTGGCAGGCGCTCTCCCTCCAGCCCCCGGACTCGCTCCGGCAGCGGCTCGACCGGCTCGACCCGCCCGGCTGA
- the nicT gene encoding Nickel transporter NicT: MAGTIARIRGALSRREWARMGGMAGFILALHVAGFYTLIAIVGPAHYHVGNQVFGLGMGVTAYTLGMRHAFDADHIAAIDNTTRKLMADRQRPLSVGFWFSLGHSSVVFGLCVLLSLGVRALAGQVENGSSTLQHYTGIIGTSVSGVFLMLIAVINLVVLVGIVKVFRQMRTGDYDEKQLEAHLENRGLVNRILRPVMKTITKPWQMYLVGLLFGLGFDTATEVSLLVLAGGASAFALPWYAILCLPVLFAAGMSLLDTIDGTFMNFAYDWAFSRPVRKVYYNITITALGVVVAVLIGGIELLGLLAQQLNVTSGVLGWIAGIDLNNVGFVIVGLFVATWAVALLVWRYGRVEEKWTRHLSEAETA, translated from the coding sequence ATGGCTGGGACCATCGCACGGATACGCGGCGCGCTGAGCCGACGCGAGTGGGCGCGGATGGGGGGCATGGCCGGGTTCATCCTCGCCCTGCACGTCGCCGGCTTCTACACCCTGATCGCCATCGTCGGCCCGGCCCACTACCACGTCGGCAACCAGGTCTTCGGGCTCGGCATGGGCGTCACCGCCTACACCCTGGGCATGCGGCACGCGTTCGACGCCGATCACATCGCGGCCATCGACAACACCACCCGCAAGCTGATGGCGGACCGGCAGCGGCCGCTGTCGGTCGGGTTCTGGTTCTCGCTCGGCCACTCGTCCGTGGTCTTCGGGCTGTGCGTGCTGCTCTCGCTCGGCGTCCGTGCCCTCGCCGGACAGGTCGAGAACGGCTCCTCCACGCTCCAGCACTACACCGGCATCATCGGCACCAGCGTCTCCGGCGTCTTCCTGATGCTGATCGCGGTGATCAACCTGGTGGTGCTGGTCGGCATCGTCAAGGTGTTCCGGCAGATGCGCACCGGCGACTACGACGAGAAGCAGCTCGAAGCCCACCTGGAGAACCGGGGCCTGGTCAACCGGATCCTCCGGCCGGTGATGAAGACGATCACCAAGCCCTGGCAGATGTACCTGGTCGGACTGCTCTTCGGGCTCGGCTTCGACACCGCCACCGAGGTCTCGCTGCTGGTCCTGGCCGGTGGCGCCTCCGCCTTCGCCCTGCCCTGGTACGCCATCCTCTGCCTGCCGGTGCTGTTCGCGGCCGGGATGTCGCTGCTGGACACCATCGACGGCACCTTCATGAACTTCGCCTACGACTGGGCCTTCTCCCGTCCGGTCCGCAAGGTCTACTACAACATCACCATCACCGCGCTCGGCGTGGTGGTCGCGGTCCTCATCGGCGGCATCGAGCTGCTCGGCCTGCTGGCCCAACAACTGAACGTCACCAGCGGGGTGTTGGGCTGGATCGCGGGCATCGACCTGAACAACGTCGGCTTCGTCATCGTCGGCCTGTTCGTCGCCACCTGGGCCGTCGCGCTGCTGGTCTGGCGCTACGGCCGGGTCGAGGAGAAGTGGACCCGGCACCTGAGCGAGGCCGAGACGGCCTGA
- the greA gene encoding transcription elongation factor GreA, translating into MTQTSENVTWLTQEAYDQLRAELEHLSGPARAEITQKIEAAREEGDLKENAGYHAAREEQGKMELRIRQLNQLLERAQVGAAPADNGVVGPGMVVTVAWDGDEDDTTTFLLGSREAASSELETYSPQSPLGRAIDSCRIGESATYELPNGRKATVKILSAKPYQG; encoded by the coding sequence GTGACCCAGACCAGCGAAAACGTCACCTGGCTCACCCAGGAGGCGTACGATCAGCTCCGCGCCGAGCTGGAGCACCTGTCGGGTCCTGCACGCGCCGAGATCACGCAGAAGATCGAGGCGGCCCGCGAGGAGGGCGATCTCAAGGAGAACGCCGGCTACCACGCGGCCCGTGAGGAGCAGGGCAAGATGGAGCTGCGCATCCGGCAGCTGAACCAGCTCCTGGAGCGCGCCCAGGTCGGCGCGGCCCCCGCCGACAACGGCGTGGTGGGCCCCGGCATGGTCGTCACGGTCGCCTGGGACGGCGACGAGGACGACACCACCACCTTCCTGCTCGGCTCCCGCGAGGCGGCCTCCAGCGAGCTGGAGACCTACTCGCCGCAGTCGCCGCTGGGGCGTGCCATCGACTCCTGCAGGATCGGCGAGAGCGCCACCTACGAGCTGCCGAACGGCCGCAAGGCGACCGTCAAGATCCTCTCCGCCAAGCCGTACCAGGGCTGA
- a CDS encoding YsnF/AvaK domain-containing protein, which translates to MGITLDSTKVVGHKVLDVGGNKIGSAGMVYHDHTSSHQDWVMVKGGLLGGRTHFAPLSGASMVADDVRLAYDKAMIDSAPEMDGNRQLSAEEELALYQHYGLGGTAGNGSSGLGAATVAGSTMASTTATATASAPTRAREMRGTENGYLTRSEERMRVATERVETGHARLHKYVTTEQVNQTVPVTHEEVRVEREQIVAGSPEAARITADFAEADQDVVLHADRTVVSKETVPVERVRMRVEEVTENVTVSDQVRVEHIDFENEDPESATAKGAEMRTATEMRTGTMKPGTTASDWSGTKPGTTARDWDGTSGTA; encoded by the coding sequence ATGGGTATCACGCTCGACTCCACCAAGGTCGTCGGCCACAAGGTCCTCGACGTAGGTGGAAACAAGATCGGCTCGGCCGGCATGGTGTACCACGACCACACCAGCAGCCATCAGGACTGGGTCATGGTCAAGGGCGGTCTGCTGGGCGGCCGGACCCACTTCGCCCCGCTCTCCGGCGCGAGCATGGTCGCGGACGACGTTCGCCTCGCCTACGACAAGGCGATGATCGACAGCGCTCCCGAGATGGACGGCAACCGGCAGCTGTCGGCCGAGGAGGAGCTGGCCCTCTACCAGCACTACGGTCTCGGCGGCACCGCGGGCAACGGCTCCAGCGGCCTCGGCGCGGCCACGGTCGCGGGCTCGACCATGGCGTCGACCACCGCCACGGCCACCGCCTCGGCCCCGACCCGCGCGCGCGAGATGCGCGGCACGGAGAACGGCTACCTGACCCGGTCCGAGGAGCGGATGCGCGTCGCCACCGAGCGGGTCGAGACTGGCCATGCCCGGCTGCACAAGTATGTGACGACCGAGCAGGTCAACCAGACCGTGCCGGTGACCCACGAGGAGGTCCGGGTCGAGCGCGAGCAGATCGTGGCCGGCTCGCCGGAGGCGGCCCGGATCACCGCGGACTTCGCCGAGGCCGACCAGGACGTGGTGCTGCACGCGGACCGCACCGTGGTCAGCAAGGAGACCGTCCCGGTGGAGCGGGTCCGGATGCGGGTCGAGGAGGTCACCGAGAACGTGACCGTGAGCGACCAGGTCCGGGTCGAGCACATCGACTTCGAGAACGAGGACCCCGAGTCCGCCACCGCCAAGGGCGCGGAGATGCGGACGGCCACGGAGATGCGGACCGGCACCATGAAGCCCGGCACCACCGCCAGTGACTGGTCGGGGACCAAGCCCGGCACGACCGCCCGCGACTGGGACGGCACCTCCGGCACCGCCTGA